TTGCGGACGATCAGCAGGTCAAGAGGAGCGTTGAGGGCTTTGGCCACTTCCACTGCGACGGGCACGCCGCCACGCGGCAATGCCAGTACGATGGGCCGATGCAGTTGAAGTCTGCTCAGCTCCAGGCCAAGCTTCGCTCCAGCGTCTTCCCGGTCACGGAACATCG
The window above is part of the Mesorhizobium sp. B2-1-1 genome. Proteins encoded here:
- a CDS encoding phosphoribosyltransferase family protein yields the protein MFRDREDAGAKLGLELSRLQLHRPIVLALPRGGVPVAVEVAKALNAPLDLLIVRKIGAPGNPELAVAAIIDGDPGEVVLNREIVEPMGSTTTPYVS